A stretch of Anoplolepis gracilipes chromosome 12, ASM4749672v1, whole genome shotgun sequence DNA encodes these proteins:
- the LOC140672042 gene encoding LOW QUALITY PROTEIN: uncharacterized protein (The sequence of the model RefSeq protein was modified relative to this genomic sequence to represent the inferred CDS: deleted 4 bases in 3 codons; substituted 1 base at 1 genomic stop codon) produces MEKSQFIAKVCRAGRSRVTPAAVPRSCCRIDIKGPCYHNPLQLPNPEDDPIYESPDTRRCLVAMKAIVEVEGTLYSSIVLIALLFVLQLPTKLNAINTWIVQYGHLRDNNRACRSDTRKTFVRLLGIGADPSARLDFTVARNAATFDGIRWSALPGXLYGRLDFGNAAGPNLWQIERIAGSATVRESNQSVTNRLSERAGPRLRRYKRCHRIARARSPNLMEFDGDFAR; encoded by the exons ATGGAAAAATCGCAATTCATAGCCAAA GTATGCCGTGCAGGACGATCGCGTGTGACGCCAGCAGCGGTACCTCGAAGCTGTTGTCGAATCGACATAAAGGGGCCCTGC TATCATAATCCCCTTCAGCTGCCAAATCCTGAGGACGATCCCATCTACGAGAGCCCCGACACTCGACGCTGTCTCGTAGCTATGAAAGCCATTGTAGAG GTAGAGGGGACACTCTATTCCTCGATTGTGCTAATCGCCCTTCTCTTCGTCTTGCAGCTACCAACCAAATTGAACGCAATAAACACGTGGATAGTTCAATACGGACATTTGCGCGATAACAACAGAGCTTGTA GAAGCGATACGCGTAAAACATTTGTCCGCTTACTCGGGATTGGCGCGGATCCATCTGCGAGACTCGATTTTACTGTCGCGAGAAATGCAGCGACATTCGACGGGATTCGATGGAGCGCATTGCCCGGATAGCTCTAC GGCCGTCTGGATTTTGGGAATGCCGCCGGACCTAATCTCTGGCAGATCGAGCGGATAGCTGGTAGCGCGACCGTCCGCGAATCAAATCAATCGGTGACAAATAGACTGAGCGAGCGAGCGGGCCCTCGTCTTCGACGGTATAAACGTTGCCATCGAATCGCTCGGGCTCGATCGCCGAATCTGATGGAATTTGATGGAGATTTTGCGCGGTAA